One window from the genome of Amaranthus tricolor cultivar Red isolate AtriRed21 chromosome 9, ASM2621246v1, whole genome shotgun sequence encodes:
- the LOC130823530 gene encoding uncharacterized protein LOC130823530 — protein sequence MAEEQGLEEGELLEENEENQGKVDAIGNQPQQFSWPVMNFHLQPYRTYHYYRQFRSPSNSNNFLKSAKWSPDGSCFLTSSDDNTLRLFSLPQNGSDYLAGNDFPGLDDDSFNANLVISEGESVYDYCWYPYMSASDVTSCVFATTTRDHPIHLLDSTTGELRCTYRAYDAMDEITSAFSIAFNPTGTKIFAGYNKTLRVFDIHRPGREFTQHSTLQGSKEGQSGIISAIAFSPTQSGMLAAGSYDQTTAIYREDNLELLYVLHGQEGGITHVQFSKDGNYLYTGARKDPYIMCWDVRNTVEVVYKLYRSTEHTNQRISFDIEPIGRHLGTGGQDGLVHIYDLQTGQWTSSFAAASDTVNGFSFHPFLPMAVTSSGHRRFGLPDDTEDVTLSSNENCASVWGFSYSSAEESITSVNGEDSSVAKSEDEKQ from the exons ATGGCGGAAGAGCAGGGACTAGAAGAAGGAGAACTACTCGAAGAAAACGAAGAAAATCAAGGCAAAGTTGACGCCATTGGTAATCAACCTCAACAATTCTCATGGCCTGTAATGAACTTCCACCTTCAACCTTACAGAACTTACCATTATTATCGCCAGTTTCGCTCTCCATCAAACTCTAACAACTTCCTCAAATCCGCTAAATG GTCACCGGATGGTTCTTGCTTTCTTACAAGCTCTGATGATAACACGCTTCGTCTCTTCTCATT GCCACAGAATGGAAGTGATTACTTGGCTGGAAACGATTTTCCAGGTCTTGATGATG ATTCATTCAATGCCAACCTTGTCATAAGTGAGGGAGAGTCTGTATATGACTACTGTTGGTACCCTTACATGTCTGCTTCAG ATGTGACAAGCTGTGTATTTGCAACTACTACCCGCGACCATCCTATTCATCTTTTGGATTCAACTACCGGTGAG CTACGTTGTACATATCGAGCTTATGATGCTATGGATGAAATTACTTCTGCCTTTTCAATTGCTTTCAACCCTACTGGAACCAA GATATTTGCTGGATACAATAAAACACTGAGGGTGTTTGATATACATCGCCCTGGTAGAGAATTTACTCAGCATTCAACTCTTCAAGGATCCAAGGAAGGGCAGTCTG GTATCATATCCGCAATTGCTTTTTCTCCAACTCAATCTGGCATGCTTGCTGCTGGTTCTTATGACCAGACTACTGCAATATATAGGGAAGACAATTTGGAACTTCTGTATGTCTTACATGGACAAGAAGGTGGGATTACGCAT GTACAGTTCTCAAAGGATGGAAACTATTTGTATACAGGTGCTCGAAAG GATCCATATATCATGTGCTGGGATGTGCGCAACACTGTAGAAGTAGTGTACAA GTTGTATAGATCAACAGAACATACGAATCAGCGGATATCATTTGACATTGAGCCCATCGGTCGACATCTTGGAACAGGTGGACAG GATGGTTTGGTGCACATCTATGATTTGCAGACTGGGCAATGGACATCCAGTTTTGCTGCTGCATCAG ATACAGTGAACGGTTTTTCATTTCATCCATTCCTTCCAATGGCTGTCACTTCATCGGGGCATCGAAGGTTTGGGTTACCTGATGATACAGAAGATGTTACCCTAAGCA GTAATGAGAACTGTGCTTCTGTTTGGGGCTTTTCGTACTCTTCAGCAGAAGAAAGCATAACGAGCGTCAATGGTGAAGATTCATCAGTTGCAAAATCAGAAGATGAGAAGCAGTAG
- the LOC130823528 gene encoding external alternative NAD(P)H-ubiquinone oxidoreductase B2, mitochondrial-like, with translation MTIYEKVCKTFYNNPSLSKILVVVAVSGGAGGGLLAYSDSKSYQAENDVFPQLEVVNKKKKVVVLGTGWAGTSFLKNLKNPSYDVHVISPRNYFAFTPLLPSVTCGTVEARSICEPIRKLVNKKDLSVSYWEAECLSIDPERKKVTCRSTQNADLNGKAEFSVDYDYLVIAMGARSNTFNTPGVEENAHFLKEVEDAQKIRQSIIDCFEKAALPTLSEEEKKRILHFVVVGGGPTGVEFAAELHDFVNEDLVKLYPKAKEFVKITLLEATDHILNMFDKRITAFAEDKFHRDGINLQTGSMVVKVTDKDISTKALKNGGVISSMPYGMLVWSTGIGTRPVIMNFMKQIGQTNRRALGTDEWLRVEGTGEIYALGDCATIIQRKVLEDIADIFKKADKDNSGTLTVKEMQDVVDDILERYPQIELYLKNRHMKSITDLMTDAKGDAKKEAVELNIEELRAAFSQVDSQMKNLPATAQVAAQQGTYLADCFNRMEECEKNPEGPIRIRGEGRHRFKPFRYKHFGQFAPLGGEQAAAQLPGDWVSIGHSTQWLWYSVYASKQVSWRTRALVVGDWSRRFIFGRDSSRI, from the exons ATGACGATTTACGAAAAGGTTTGTAAAACTTTTTACAATAATCCTTCTCTCTCCAAGATTCTCGTCGTCGTCGCCGTTAG TGGTGGTGCTGGTGGCGGCCTTCTGGCTTATTCTGATTCAAAGTCATATCAAGCGGAAAATGATGTATTTCCACAACTCGAAGTTGTCAACAAGAAAAAGAAGGTGGTGGTTCTCGGAACTGGTTGGGCTGGAAcgagttttttaaaaaacttgaaaaatccTTCGTATGATGTTCATGTCATAAGTCCTCGTAATTACTTTGCATTTACACCTTTGCTACCAAGTGTCACATGTGGTACAGTTGAAGCTCGTAGTATTTGCGAACCAATTCGAAAATTGGTTAATAAG AAAGATTTAAGTGTTAGTTATTGGGAAGCTGAATGTCTAAGTATTGATCCTGAAAGAAAGAAAGTTACATGTCGATCAACTCAAAATGCTGATTTGAATGGGAAAGCTGAATTCTCTGTCGACTATGATTACCTTGTTATTGCTATGGGAGCTCGTTCTAACACCTTCAACACCCCTGGAGTAGAGGAGAATGCCCATTTCTTAAAG GAAGTAGAGGATGCTCAAAAAATCCGTCAGAGCATTATTGACTGTTTTGAGAAGGCCGCCCTTCCAACACTTAGCGAGgaggaaaagaaaagaatacTTCATTTCGTTGTTGTTGGGGGTGGTCCTACAGGTGTTGAGTTTGCCGCAGAACTTCATGATTTTGTTAATGAAGATTTAGTGAAATTATATCCCAAAGCTAAAGAGTTTGTGAAGATAACATTATTGGAGGCAACAGATCATATATTGAAtat GTTCGATAAAAGAATTACAGCATTTGCTGAGGATAAGTTTCATAGGGATGGTATCAATTTACAAACAGGGTCTATGGTTGTAAAAGTGACTGACAAGGATATATCAACCAAAGCACTCAAAAATGGTGGGGTGATATCCTCCATGCCTTATGGAATGCTTGTGTGGTCTACCGGAATCGGAACTCGTCCTGTGATAATGAATTTCATGAAACAAATTGGCCAA ACCAATAGGCGTGCCTTGGGTACTGACGAGTGGCTAAGAGTGGAGGGTACTGGTGAAATATATGCCTTGGGTGATTGTGCAACCATTATCCAGCGCAAAGTCCTG GAAGATATCGCTGACATATTCAAAAAAGCTGACAAGGATAATTCTGGAACTCTGACAGTGAAAGAAATGCAAGACGTGGTTGATGACATCCTGGAAAGATACCCTCAAATTGAACTATACCTCAAGAATAGGCATATGAAGAGCATTACCGATCTGATGACCGATGCGAAAGGGGATGCAAAAAAGGAAGCTGTTGAATTGAATATTGAAGAGCTCAGAGCTGCTTTTTCACAAGTGGACTCGCAGATGAAAAATCTTCCAGCAACTGCTCAG GTTGCTGCTCAGCAAGGTACCTATCTTGCTGACTGTTTCAATCGTATGGAAGAGTGTGAAAAGAACCCTGAAGGTCCCATTAGAATCCGAGGAGAAGGTCGCCATCGATTTAAACCATTCAG GTATAAGCATTTTGGTCAATTTGCTCCACTTGGAGGAGAACAAGCAGCAGCCCAACTTCCTGGAGATTGGGTTTCGATTGGTCACAGTACTCAGTGGCTGTGGTACTCTGTTTATGCTAG CAAACAAGTCAGCTGGCGTACAAGAGCCTTGGTGGTTGGAGACTGGTCTAGGCGTTTCATATTTGGTCGGGATTCAAGTCGCATTTAG
- the LOC130823527 gene encoding uncharacterized protein LOC130823527 — MVEEQISSPSSTGEKSLRQIIDDIESLSLLSHTIRVFPVKWQVIRKKLEELSNFLVFAKHPDCKNGGQLMDSFHAISRILMECRDLATRCINVSYSGKLLMQSDLDKVISKLDCVEKKLSAIFRDSGVVTENLALVVLKPKLGATRDEMRFYVKDLLTRIKIGDTQMKKQALISLNEVIFEEEWYVKIVIEIGDFVLNLVNCLGSIEIEIQEESTFAISVISGFESYRGILIASGVIGSLIRVFEKGSLKGKKYAIKSLEKLTENGDNAWAVSAHGGVTALLNLCSNHEIDVELIGSSCWVLRNLVGIEEIKRFMIENKAISTCINLIKGRDEMGQIGAIEFLQSMALCDENACQLMIKEGGIRPLIRIIDPKSNFSFKLRETTLRAIEKFCFSSIDHVNMLMSYGFMDQLLYFLRKGDVSIQELAFKSACRLCGTSEDARKSMGDVGFMAEFVKFLEAKSYEIREMAAEALSAMVLLPKNRKKFADDHNIGLILQLFDRKEGNSGNLKFLLSILLSVSSCHHVRRKITHSGYYKNIEKLADDGVSDAKKIVRKLSTNRFKTILNGIWHS, encoded by the coding sequence atgGTGGAAGAACAAATTTCTTCACCATCATCAACTGGTGAAAAATCACTCCGTCAAATAATCGACGATATAGAATCACTTTCCTTACTTTCACATACAATCCGTGTGTTTCCCGTTAAATGGCAGGTGATTCGGAAGAAGCTCGAAGAACTAAGTAATTTTTTAGTGTTTGCAAAACACCCAGATTGTAAAAATGGCGGACAATTAATGGATTCATTTCATGCAATTTCTCGTATTTTAATGGAGTGTCGTGATCTTGCCACGAGGTGTATTAATGTATCTTATAGTGGGAAGTTATTGATGCAGAGTGATTTGGATAAAGTAATTTCTAAATTGGATTGTGTTGAGAAAAAACTTTCCGCTATTTTTAGGGATTCTGGTGTTGTTACTGAAAATCTTGCGTTAGTTGTTTTGAAGCCGAAATTGGGAGCTACTAGAGATGAAATGAGGTTTTATGTTAAAGATTTGCTAACCAGAATTAAAATTGGCGATACCCAGATGAAAAAACAAgcattaatttcattaaatgaAGTGATTTTTGAAGAAGAATGGTATGTAAAGATTGTTATTGAAATTGGTGATTTTGTGCTAAATTTAGTGAATTGTTTGGGTTCAATTGAGATTGAAATTCAAGAAGAAAGTACATTTGCAATTTCAGTGATTTCTGGGTTTGAATCTTACAGAGGAATTTTGATTGCTTCAGGTGTAATTGGTTCtttaattagggtttttgaaaaGGGGAGTTTAAAGGGGAAAAAGTATGCAATTAAAAGTCTTGAGAAATTGACTGAAAATGGTGATAATGCTTGGGCAGTTTCAGCTCATGGTGGAGTGACTGCATTGTTAAATTTATGTTCAAATCATGAAATTGATGTTGAATTGATTGGTTCTTCTTGTTGGGTATTGAGAAATCTTGTTGGGATTGAAGAAATTAAGCGATTTATGATCGAAAACAAGGCGATTTCTACTTGTATTAACTTGATTAAAGGAAGGGATGAAATGGGTCAAATTGGTGCTATTGAGTTCTTGCAATCAATGGCCTTATGTGATGAAAATGCTTGTCAATTGATGATCAAAGAAGGTGGAATTCGACCTTTGATTCGAATTATCGATCCCAAGTCgaatttttccttcaaattgAGGGAAACTACATTAAGGGCAAttgaaaaattttgtttttcttctatTGATCATGTTAATATGTTGATGAGTTATGGATTTATGGATCAATTATTGTATTTTCTTCGAAAAGGTGACGTTTCGATTCAAGAATTGGCATTCAAATCAGCTTGTAGATTATGTGGAACATCAGAAGATGCAAGAAAATCAATGGGGGATGTTGGATTTATGGCTGAATTTGTTAAGTTTTTAGAAGCAAAATCTTATGAAATTAGAGAAATGGCAGCTGAAGCATTATCTGCAATGGTTTTACTacctaaaaatagaaagaaatTTGCAGATGATCATAATATTGGATTGATTCTTCAATTGTTTGATCGTAAAGAAGGAAATTCTGGgaatttaaagtttttattgtCTATATTATTGTCAGTTAGCAGCTGCCATCATGTGAGGAGAAAAATTACACATTCTGGGTATTATAAGAACATAGAAAAACTTGCTGATGATGGTGTTTCTGATGCTAAAAAAATTGTCAgaaaattatcaacaaatagATTCAAGACCATCTTGAATGGAATCTGGCATTCTTGA
- the LOC130823529 gene encoding uncharacterized protein LOC130823529, whose product MGLLYLSSFTHNAKLLFNDIFSYKTKLMGILFLHSNIMANLSFSQSSFSSNPLISCIITLFILILIYFPHVLIISPLLVSTLILVISLLRLGTSQQIKQQEQELGHLNFGPGPGPGPEYEYESVEVNQRTGKVVIYSNEEQDKVKPEPEPEPEPEPKPKHDQKVEFDRRKAEMAKVQCSVALEHTTLKPEPKPKPNHVEFDQKKGEMSRVQWNITQEHTTIKAEPKPNPKPEPKLEQFDQRKGEAAKLQCNMALKNSTLKPEPKPEPEHHEKVEFDQRKGDMAKVQCNNINVEHTIFKPKPWSETKPGPKPELEEFDQRKGEMAKVPCNIEYIALEHTSFEPEPKLEVKQVQEKEVDHTLYSLTRSQCMGWVEPEPVPAFGPNIFLEWDVGAPLEVIYEAYEGEEEENDAFLCNVSYTDGEIIEKYEYYPESDSDSDLDSNSSSKLWFDEREQLIEIALDYGYGNKGINNMITKPTTTNNNNNNSLVDHEEFLYEEDDNLIEIDISPTKFMYRDFF is encoded by the coding sequence ATGGGTCTTCTCTACCTTTCCTCTTTTACTCATAATGCAAAACTACTTTTTAATGACATCTTCTCTTACAAAACCAAACTAATGGGAATTCTCTTCTTGCATAGCAATATCATGGCAAATCTCTCCTTTTCTCAGTCTAGTTTCTCTTCTAATCCTCTTATTTCTTGTATTAtcactctttttattttaatccttATATATTTCCCTCATGTTTTGATTATCTCCCCTCTTTTAGTTTCTACTCTTATCCTCGTAATATCACTCTTAAGATTAGGCACTTCCCAGCAAATcaaacaacaagaacaagaactaGGCCACCTTAACTTTGGGCCCGGGCCCGGGCCCGGGCCTGAGTATGAGTATGAGAGTGTGGAGGTTAATCAAAGGACAGGAAAGGTGGTAATATATTCTAACGAAGAACAAGACAAGGTTAAGCCTGAGCCTGAGCCTGAGCCTGAGCCCGAGCCCAAGCCTAAGCATGATCAGAAGGTGGAATTTGATCGAAGGAAAGCAGAGATGGCAAAGGTACAATGTAGTGTGGCCCTAGAGCATACTACCTTGAAGCCCGAACCCAAGCCCAAGCCTAATCATGTGGAATTTGATCAAAAGAAAGGAGAAATGTCAAGGGTACAATGGAATATTACCCAAGAGCATACCACAATAAAGGCCGAGCCCAAGCCCAATCCTAAGCCCGAACCTAAGCTGGAGCAATTTGATCAAAGGAAAGGAGAGGCGGCAAAGTTACAATGTAATATGGCGTTAAAAAATTCCACATTGAAGCCCGAACCCAAGCCCGAGCCTGAACATCATGAGAAGGTGGAATTTGATCAAAGGAAAGGAGATATGGCAAAGGTAcaatgcaataatataaacGTAGAGCATACCATATTTAAGCCCAAACCTTGGTCCGAAACCAAGCCCGGGCCCAAGCCCGAGCTGGAGGAATTTGATCAAAGGAAAGGAGAAATGGCAAAAGTACCATGCAACATAGAATATATAGCTCTAGAGCACACCTCATTTGAGCCCGAACCCAAGCTTGAAGTAAAACAAGTCCAAGAGAAGGAAGTTGATCATACACTTTATAGTTTGACTAGGAGCCAGTGTATGGGCTGGGTTGAGCCCGAGCCTGTACCCGCGTTCGGCCCGAACATTTTCCTTGAATGGGATGTTGGTGCGCCACTAGAAGTGATATACGAAGCGTACGaaggagaggaagaagaaaaCGATGCGTTTTTGTGTAATGTAAGTTATACGGATGGAGAAATAATTGAGAAGTACGAGTATTACCCGGAATCAGATTCGGATTCAGATTTGGATTCAAATAGTTCGTCAAAATTATGGTTTGATGAAAGAGAACAATTAATTGAAATAGCACTAGATTATGGGTATGGTAACAAAGGGATTAATAATATGATAACGAAAcctactactactaataataataataataatagtttagTTGATCATGAAGAATTTCTTTATGAAGAGGATGATAATTTAATAGAAATTGATATTTCTCCCACCAAATTTATGTATCGTGActttttttga